A region of Streptomyces sp. NBC_01788 DNA encodes the following proteins:
- a CDS encoding acyl-CoA dehydrogenase family protein, translating into MQARRAASPYPWTDEFEAVVREIVGPLADDVDRAGRFPSEGVRALGEAGLPALLLSRESGGAGAGLREGAQVIERLAGACGSTAMVLLMHYSALSVLDRYAPDDVRRDIAAGRHLSTLAFSERGSRSHFWAPVGTATPDGADTVCLDAQKSWVTSAGQADSYVWSSKPVQADGVMSLWLVPGGSAGLEVHGEYDGFGLRGNASSPMSAKAVRVPRAALLGADGEGLTTALDAVLPCFLVLSAAFSLGVTEALLGLTATHLRDTRLEHLDQTLAQQPLTRHQFAQLRLSADSLRAMMGETLTAVETGRPEATLRVLQIKALAAETAAAVADGAMRLCGGSAFRREAGLERRFRDALAARVMAPTTEALHDFCGRTELGLPLFEEAR; encoded by the coding sequence ATGCAGGCAAGGCGAGCAGCATCCCCGTACCCCTGGACCGACGAGTTCGAGGCCGTCGTCCGCGAGATCGTCGGACCGCTCGCCGACGACGTGGACCGGGCCGGCCGCTTCCCGAGCGAGGGGGTCCGGGCACTGGGCGAGGCCGGCCTGCCGGCCCTGCTCCTGTCGCGCGAGAGCGGCGGGGCGGGCGCTGGACTGCGCGAAGGCGCGCAGGTGATCGAACGGCTCGCGGGCGCCTGCGGGTCGACGGCCATGGTGCTGCTGATGCACTACTCGGCCCTGAGCGTCCTGGACCGCTACGCCCCTGACGACGTGCGGCGTGACATCGCCGCGGGCCGTCATCTGAGCACGCTCGCGTTCTCCGAGCGGGGCTCCCGCAGCCACTTCTGGGCCCCGGTGGGCACGGCCACGCCCGACGGGGCCGACACGGTGTGCCTGGACGCGCAGAAGTCGTGGGTCACCTCGGCCGGCCAGGCCGACAGCTACGTCTGGTCGAGCAAACCGGTCCAGGCGGACGGCGTCATGTCGTTGTGGCTCGTGCCCGGCGGCAGCGCCGGACTCGAAGTGCACGGCGAGTACGACGGGTTCGGACTGCGCGGAAACGCCTCCAGTCCCATGTCCGCGAAAGCGGTCCGCGTTCCCCGGGCCGCACTGCTGGGAGCCGACGGGGAAGGGCTGACCACGGCTCTGGACGCGGTGCTGCCGTGCTTCCTGGTACTCAGCGCGGCCTTCTCGCTCGGTGTGACCGAAGCCCTGCTCGGCCTCACCGCCACGCACCTTCGCGACACGCGGCTTGAGCACCTGGACCAGACGCTCGCGCAGCAGCCGCTGACGCGCCACCAGTTCGCACAACTGCGGCTGAGCGCCGACTCGTTGCGCGCGATGATGGGGGAGACGCTCACCGCGGTGGAGACCGGACGCCCGGAGGCGACGCTGCGGGTCCTGCAGATCAAGGCCCTCGCCGCCGAGACCGCCGCCGCGGTCGCGGACGGCGCGATGCGGCTGTGCGGCGGCTCCGCCTTCCGCCGTGAGGCGGGCCTCGAACGGCGCTTCCGGGACGCGCTCGCGGCCCGTGTGATGGCACCGACCACCGAAGCCCTGCACGACTTCTGCGGCCGCACGGAACTGGGCCTGCCGCTCTTCGAGGAGGCCCGATGA
- a CDS encoding ferritin-like domain-containing protein: protein MTPAAAVVDLGALGFEQGAHLLLDRAVRQAPHGSRIEVLGTDPALLPHLAVWCRHEGHELRTAEPGEAPVVARLRAGPAAGARLKAAQRAGGPSAAQIAERAPLHWGLAARGALVEAGGPEVPFTVVDRDIAWADLAPRLYQQAAASQWDPQSAVEWDADFTLPDEIEAAVVQVMTYLVENEQAALVMPARLLVQVHPHFREVLQLLAVQAADEARHVEVFTRRALLRGGAMGTSSVGGRASLATLLTEPDFSIASFLLSVLGEGSFLSLLAFLERHAPDPVTRRVSRLVRQDEARHVAFGVGHLEHRATVDPLLHDRLRAAVERRHDALTGTAGLNRDVFDSLVLLAAGSFEPQDIARGWQAVRRLRTEMDEGRRHRLSRLGFSDGEAAALSALHTRNFM from the coding sequence ATGACCCCCGCCGCGGCCGTGGTCGACCTCGGGGCGCTTGGCTTCGAGCAGGGCGCCCACCTGCTGCTGGACCGCGCCGTGCGGCAGGCGCCGCACGGCAGCCGGATCGAGGTCCTCGGCACGGACCCGGCCCTGCTGCCGCACCTGGCCGTCTGGTGCCGCCATGAAGGGCACGAGCTTCGGACCGCCGAGCCGGGGGAGGCGCCGGTGGTGGCGCGCCTGCGGGCGGGGCCTGCCGCGGGTGCCCGTCTCAAGGCCGCGCAACGCGCCGGTGGCCCGTCCGCCGCGCAGATCGCCGAGCGGGCGCCCCTGCACTGGGGCCTCGCGGCACGCGGGGCGCTGGTGGAGGCGGGCGGCCCCGAGGTGCCCTTCACGGTGGTCGACCGGGACATCGCGTGGGCGGACCTCGCGCCGCGCCTGTACCAGCAGGCGGCCGCCTCGCAGTGGGACCCGCAGAGTGCGGTGGAGTGGGATGCCGACTTCACCCTGCCCGACGAGATCGAGGCCGCCGTCGTCCAGGTGATGACGTACCTCGTGGAGAACGAACAGGCCGCGCTCGTGATGCCTGCGCGACTGCTGGTCCAGGTCCATCCCCACTTCCGCGAGGTGCTCCAACTGCTGGCGGTCCAGGCCGCCGACGAGGCCCGGCACGTGGAGGTCTTCACCCGGCGGGCGCTGCTGCGGGGCGGCGCGATGGGCACCTCCTCGGTGGGCGGCAGGGCGTCGCTCGCGACCCTGCTGACCGAGCCGGACTTCTCCATCGCGTCCTTCCTGCTCTCCGTGCTCGGGGAGGGCAGCTTCCTCAGCCTCCTGGCGTTCCTGGAGCGGCACGCCCCCGACCCGGTCACCCGCCGCGTCAGCCGTCTGGTCCGCCAGGACGAGGCGCGGCACGTGGCGTTCGGGGTCGGGCACCTTGAGCACCGGGCCACGGTCGACCCGCTGCTGCACGACCGGCTGCGGGCCGCGGTGGAGCGGCGGCACGACGCGCTGACCGGGACGGCGGGACTCAACCGGGACGTCTTCGACTCCCTGGTGCTGCTGGCTGCGGGCTCCTTCGAGCCGCAGGACATCGCACGCGGCTGGCAGGCGGTGCGACGGCTGCGGACCGAGATGGACGAGGGACGCCGCCACCGCCTGTCCCGTCTGGGCTTCTCCGACGGCGAGGCGGCCGCCCTGTCCGCACTGCACACCCGCAACTTCATGTGA
- a CDS encoding HAD family hydrolase has protein sequence MDRAAVFDVDGTLVDTNHLHVTTWWEAFRQAGHRVPMHAIHRTVGLGSTDLIAHLLGEDRDKEQDSRLSAAHTALYAQYFDRLPAFQDAGRLLRRLHRNGWAVVLATSASGPELSALRRAIDADEAIAATASSDDVEEGKPAPEPVAHALELAGVPAERAVFVGDTVWDMQAGSRAGVPCVAVLCGGIPRADLEQAGAGAVYDDPAHLLARLTDSPLA, from the coding sequence ATGGACCGTGCCGCCGTCTTCGACGTCGACGGAACGCTCGTCGACACCAACCACCTCCACGTCACCACCTGGTGGGAGGCCTTCCGGCAGGCAGGGCACCGGGTGCCCATGCACGCCATCCATCGCACGGTCGGGCTCGGCTCCACTGATCTGATCGCCCACCTGCTCGGCGAGGACCGCGACAAGGAGCAGGACAGCCGGCTCAGCGCCGCCCACACCGCCCTGTACGCCCAGTACTTCGACAGGCTGCCGGCCTTTCAGGACGCCGGGCGGCTGCTCCGGCGACTGCACCGGAACGGGTGGGCGGTGGTCCTCGCCACTTCGGCGAGCGGCCCCGAGCTGAGTGCGCTGCGCCGTGCCATCGACGCGGACGAGGCCATCGCCGCCACGGCCAGTTCCGACGACGTCGAGGAGGGCAAGCCCGCGCCCGAACCGGTCGCGCACGCTCTCGAACTGGCCGGGGTCCCCGCCGAGCGGGCCGTGTTCGTGGGCGACACCGTGTGGGACATGCAGGCCGGCAGCCGGGCCGGGGTGCCCTGCGTCGCCGTCCTGTGTGGCGGCATCCCGCGCGCCGACCTGGAACAGGCCGGGGCGGGCGCGGTCTACGACGACCCCGCACACCTGCTGGCCCGCCTCACGGACAGTCCCCTGGCCTGA
- a CDS encoding phosphate/phosphite/phosphonate ABC transporter substrate-binding protein translates to MRELVLGAVAYDPKVVTIWSGFRSWLRARDLPFDFVLHSHYERQTRDLVDGRIDAAWHSPLAWLRTRRLAAAAGAVVRPLVMRDTDRDLTSVVVVRCDSTLRSPADLKGKAVAVGAVDSPQATLIPLRHLADLGLVAGTDFEVRRHDTGVGLHGDHIGGERDAARALMAGAADAACMIDANHLLFAREGTLPPGSTRLLTRTPPYDHCLLAAGPSLDTELGERFTELLLAMSYDDPEVRRLLDLEGLTRWVPGRETGFGPLTAAVDATGFYDASGRITADGYRP, encoded by the coding sequence ATGAGAGAGCTGGTGCTCGGCGCGGTCGCGTACGACCCCAAGGTCGTGACGATCTGGTCCGGATTCCGGTCGTGGCTGCGCGCGCGGGACCTGCCCTTCGACTTCGTGCTCCACTCCCATTACGAGCGGCAGACCCGCGACCTGGTCGACGGGCGGATCGACGCCGCCTGGCACTCGCCGCTGGCCTGGCTGCGCACCCGTCGGCTGGCCGCCGCGGCCGGGGCGGTGGTGAGACCGCTCGTCATGCGGGACACGGACCGCGACCTGACCTCCGTGGTCGTGGTCCGGTGCGACAGCACACTCCGCTCGCCGGCCGACCTCAAGGGCAAGGCCGTTGCCGTCGGCGCGGTCGACTCGCCCCAGGCGACCCTGATCCCGCTGCGGCACCTGGCCGACCTCGGCCTGGTCGCGGGCACCGACTTCGAGGTACGCCGCCACGACACCGGAGTGGGCCTGCACGGCGACCACATCGGCGGCGAACGGGACGCGGCGCGCGCCCTGATGGCGGGAGCGGCGGACGCCGCCTGCATGATCGACGCCAACCACCTGCTGTTCGCGCGGGAGGGCACCCTCCCGCCCGGCAGCACGCGCCTGCTGACGCGCACCCCGCCCTACGACCACTGCCTGCTGGCGGCGGGACCGTCCCTGGACACGGAACTCGGGGAGCGGTTCACGGAGCTCCTGCTGGCCATGTCCTACGACGATCCCGAAGTCCGCCGGCTCCTGGACCTGGAGGGACTCACCCGGTGGGTGCCCGGGCGGGAGACCGGTTTCGGCCCGCTGACCGCGGCCGTCGACGCCACGGGCTTCTACGACGCGAGCGGCCGGATCACCGCGGACGGCTACCGGCCATGA
- a CDS encoding NAD(P)-dependent alcohol dehydrogenase, which yields MKAVLQERFGPPDILRLREVDRPRAEAGQVLVRVHAAALNPYDWHMLRGDPYAARLMGGMGLSRPKCRVAGIDAAGVVEAVGSGVEGLRPGTPVMGFCAGAFAEYACATAELVVPKPERLSFEQAAAVPMGAVTALRGIRTVGRVRAGQRVLVNGAGGGVGTFAVQIAAGLDAEVTGVCSAHSTELVESLGAAHVIDYAREDFTDGRVRYDVILDNVGNLPPNRLRRALTPTGILVANGGGSPGRVFGAIGSMLKLAAANAVTRHSLRPIIPATPGGPAHEDLLAVTALIEAGQVTPVVGRTYSLADTAEAMRHVEEGHSRGKTVITVR from the coding sequence ATGAAGGCAGTGCTCCAGGAGCGGTTCGGGCCGCCGGACATCCTGCGGCTACGGGAAGTCGACCGGCCCCGGGCCGAGGCCGGTCAGGTCCTCGTACGTGTGCACGCCGCCGCGCTCAACCCCTACGACTGGCACATGCTGCGCGGCGACCCCTACGCGGCACGGCTGATGGGAGGCATGGGACTGAGCCGTCCGAAGTGCCGGGTGGCCGGCATCGACGCGGCCGGAGTGGTCGAGGCCGTAGGCTCCGGCGTGGAAGGGCTCCGGCCCGGCACTCCGGTAATGGGCTTCTGCGCGGGGGCGTTCGCCGAATACGCCTGCGCCACGGCGGAGTTGGTGGTGCCCAAGCCCGAGCGTCTGTCCTTCGAGCAGGCCGCGGCCGTGCCGATGGGGGCGGTGACCGCACTGCGCGGCATCCGGACGGTGGGCCGGGTCCGGGCCGGGCAGCGGGTGCTGGTCAACGGGGCGGGCGGCGGCGTGGGCACCTTCGCCGTACAGATCGCGGCCGGCCTGGACGCGGAGGTCACCGGGGTGTGCAGCGCACACAGCACCGAACTGGTGGAGTCACTGGGCGCCGCGCATGTCATCGACTACGCCCGCGAGGACTTCACCGACGGACGTGTTCGCTACGACGTGATCCTGGACAACGTGGGCAACCTTCCGCCGAACCGACTGCGCCGGGCGCTCACCCCGACCGGGATCCTGGTGGCCAACGGCGGCGGCTCACCCGGCCGGGTGTTCGGGGCGATCGGCTCCATGCTGAAGCTGGCCGCGGCCAACGCGGTCACCCGGCACAGCCTGCGTCCTATCATCCCGGCGACCCCGGGCGGTCCGGCCCATGAGGACCTGCTCGCCGTGACCGCGCTCATCGAGGCCGGTCAGGTCACTCCCGTGGTCGGCCGGACCTACTCCCTGGCCGACACCGCCGAGGCCATGCGCCATGTGGAGGAGGGCCACTCCCGCGGCAAGACCGTGATCACCGTGCGCTGA